A part of Podarcis muralis chromosome 15, rPodMur119.hap1.1, whole genome shotgun sequence genomic DNA contains:
- the RHOBTB2 gene encoding rho-related BTB domain-containing protein 2 isoform X1 encodes MESRGKAHLKLKTKMNNALSQLMDSDMDYERPNVETIKCVVVGDNAVGKTRLICARACNATLTQYQLLATHVPTVWAIDQYRVCQEVLERSRDVVDDVSVSLRLWDTFGDHHKDRRFAYGRSDVVVLCFSIANPNSLHHVKTMWYPEIKHFCPRAPVILVGCQLDLRYADLEAVNRARRPLARPIKPNEILPPEKGREVAKELGIPYYETSVVAQFGIKDVFDNAIRAALISRRHLQFWKSHLRNVQRPLLQAPFLPPKPPPPIIIVPDPPSNNEERPANLLEDPLCADVILVLQERIKIYAHKIYLSTSSSKFYDLFLMDLSEESQQGMTGSSTGAGVAERTLHQEERHHHGREFLLRAASFDICESAEEAGSGQQKPCLRASTSDGILRGKNYGERGLKRGRILSSWSRAFVSIQEEMADDPMTYKPRLMVVVKMDPSIQLGPFRAVLKYLYTGELDENERDLMHIAHIAELLEVFDLRMMVANILNNEAFMNQEITKAFHVRRTNRVKECLAKGTFSDVTFMLDDGAISAHKPLLISSCDWMAAMFGGPFVESSTQEVVLPYTSKSCMRAVLEYLYTGQFCSTSDLDYMKLIILANRLCLPHLVALTEQFTVSGLMEATQMLVDIDGDVLVFLELAQFHGAYQLADWCLHHICTNYNNICRKFPREMKAMSAENQDYFEKHRWPPVWYLKEEDHYQRARKEREKEDYLHQKRQPKRRWLFWNASSPAQSPSSSAATASSSSSSSSSAVV; translated from the exons GTCCCAGTTAATGGATTCTGACATGGATTATGAAAGGCCAAACGTAGAAACTATCAAGTGTGTTGTGGTTGGGGACAACGCAGTGGGCAAGACCAGGCTCATTTGTGCCCGTGCTTGTAATGCCACACTGACTCAGTACCAGCTTCTTGCCACCCATGTGCCCACAGTCTGGGCCATTGACCAGTATcgtgtttgccaggag GTATTGGAGCGCTCTCGAGATGTGGTAGATGATGTTAGTGTGTCCTTGAGGCTTTGGGATACCTTTGGAGACCATCACAAGGACAGGCGCTTTGCTTATGGAAG ATCTGACGTTGTAGTcttatgcttctccattgctAATCCCAACTCCTTACACCATGTGAAGACCATGTGGTACCCAGAGATCAAGCACTTCTGCCCCCGAGCTCCTGTCATCCTTGTAGGCTGCCAGCTTGACCTTCGCTATGCTGACCTGGAAGCAGTAAATCGAGCTAGGCGACCTTTAGCCAG accgATCAAACCAAATGAAATTCTCCCCCCAGAGAAGGGGCGAGAGGTGGCCAAAGAGCTGGGGATCCCTTATTATGAGACCAGCGTAGTAGCCCAATTTGGCATTAAGGATGTCTTCGACAATGCCATCCGAGCTGCCCTCATCTCCCGCCGGCATCTCCAGTTCTGGAAGTCTCACCTGCGTAATGTCCAGAGGCCGTTGCTCCAGGCCCCTTTCTtgccccccaagccacccccaccCATCATCATTGTTCCTGACCCTCCTTCCAACAATGAGGAGCGTCCAGCCAACCTGCTGGAGGACCCCTTGTGTGCGGATGTCATCCTGGTGTTGCAAGAGAGAATCAAAATCTACGCGCATAAGATCtacctctccacctcctcctctaagTTCTACGACTTGTTCTTGATGGACCTGAGTGAGGAGAGCCAGCAGGGGATGACAGGAAGCAGCACCGGGGCTGGTGTTGCTGAGCGGACCCTCCATCAGGAGGAGAGGCACCACCATGGCCGGGAATTCCTCCTGAGAGCTGCTAGTTTTGATATCTGTGAGAGTGCTGAGGAAGCTGGCTCCGGACAGCAAAAACCGTGCCTTAGAGCCTCCACCAGCGATGGGATATTGCGGGGCAAGAACTATGGGGAACGAGGGCTAAAACGGGGGCGGATCCTCTCCTCTTGGAGCCGTGCCTTTGTCAGCATCCAGGAGGAGatggcagatgaccccatgacataCAAGCCCCGACTTATGGTGGTGGTGAAGATGGACCCTTCCATCCAACTGGGGCCCTTCAGGGCTGTGCTCAAATATCTGTACACAGGAGAGCTGGACGAGAACGAGAGGGACCTGATGCATATTGCCCACATTGCTGAGCTGCTAGAAGTCTTTGACCTCAGGATGATGGTGGCCAACATCCTGAACAATGAGGCATTCATGAACCAGGAGATCACCAAAGCCTTCCACGTCAGGAGAACCAACCGGGTTAAGGAGTGTCTGGCCAAGGGGACTTTTTCCG ATGTCACCTTTATGCTGGATGATGGTGCTATCAGTGCCCACAAGCCCTTGCTAATCTCCAGTTGTGACTGGATGGCTGCTATGTTTGGGGGTCCGTTTGTGGAGAGCTCAACCCAAGAG GTGGTTTTACCTTACACCAGCAAGAGTTGCATGAGGGCAGTGCTGGAGTACCTGTACACAGGGCAGTTTTGTTCCACATCAGACCTTGATTACATGAAGCTTATCATTCTTGCCAACCGCCTGTGTCTGCCACACCTAGTTGCACTGACAG aaCAGTTCACGGTGTCTGGTCTGATGGAAGCAACTCAGATGTTAGTGGATATTGATGGTGATGTCCTTGTGTTCCTGGAGCTGGCTCAG TTCCATGGTGCCTACCAGCTAGCCGACTGGTGCCTCCATCATATCTGCACCAACTACAACAACATCTGCCGCAAATTTCCTCGAGAGATGAAAGCAATGTCAGCAG AGAACCAGGACTATTTTGAGAAGCATCGGTGGCCCCCAGTTTGGTACCTGAAGGAGGAGGACCACTATCAGAGGGCCAGGAAGGAGCGTGAGAAGGAAGACTACCTCCATCAGAAACGGCAGCCTAAGAGGAGGTGGCTCTTCTGGAATGCCTCCTCTCCTGCCCAGTCACCTTCCTCATCAGCAGCCACagcttcatcttcatcttcctcctcctcctctgctgtggTCTGA
- the RHOBTB2 gene encoding rho-related BTB domain-containing protein 2 isoform X2, which translates to MEREIPVLRVRSQLMDSDMDYERPNVETIKCVVVGDNAVGKTRLICARACNATLTQYQLLATHVPTVWAIDQYRVCQEVLERSRDVVDDVSVSLRLWDTFGDHHKDRRFAYGRSDVVVLCFSIANPNSLHHVKTMWYPEIKHFCPRAPVILVGCQLDLRYADLEAVNRARRPLARPIKPNEILPPEKGREVAKELGIPYYETSVVAQFGIKDVFDNAIRAALISRRHLQFWKSHLRNVQRPLLQAPFLPPKPPPPIIIVPDPPSNNEERPANLLEDPLCADVILVLQERIKIYAHKIYLSTSSSKFYDLFLMDLSEESQQGMTGSSTGAGVAERTLHQEERHHHGREFLLRAASFDICESAEEAGSGQQKPCLRASTSDGILRGKNYGERGLKRGRILSSWSRAFVSIQEEMADDPMTYKPRLMVVVKMDPSIQLGPFRAVLKYLYTGELDENERDLMHIAHIAELLEVFDLRMMVANILNNEAFMNQEITKAFHVRRTNRVKECLAKGTFSDVTFMLDDGAISAHKPLLISSCDWMAAMFGGPFVESSTQEVVLPYTSKSCMRAVLEYLYTGQFCSTSDLDYMKLIILANRLCLPHLVALTEQFTVSGLMEATQMLVDIDGDVLVFLELAQFHGAYQLADWCLHHICTNYNNICRKFPREMKAMSAENQDYFEKHRWPPVWYLKEEDHYQRARKEREKEDYLHQKRQPKRRWLFWNASSPAQSPSSSAATASSSSSSSSSAVV; encoded by the exons GTCCCAGTTAATGGATTCTGACATGGATTATGAAAGGCCAAACGTAGAAACTATCAAGTGTGTTGTGGTTGGGGACAACGCAGTGGGCAAGACCAGGCTCATTTGTGCCCGTGCTTGTAATGCCACACTGACTCAGTACCAGCTTCTTGCCACCCATGTGCCCACAGTCTGGGCCATTGACCAGTATcgtgtttgccaggag GTATTGGAGCGCTCTCGAGATGTGGTAGATGATGTTAGTGTGTCCTTGAGGCTTTGGGATACCTTTGGAGACCATCACAAGGACAGGCGCTTTGCTTATGGAAG ATCTGACGTTGTAGTcttatgcttctccattgctAATCCCAACTCCTTACACCATGTGAAGACCATGTGGTACCCAGAGATCAAGCACTTCTGCCCCCGAGCTCCTGTCATCCTTGTAGGCTGCCAGCTTGACCTTCGCTATGCTGACCTGGAAGCAGTAAATCGAGCTAGGCGACCTTTAGCCAG accgATCAAACCAAATGAAATTCTCCCCCCAGAGAAGGGGCGAGAGGTGGCCAAAGAGCTGGGGATCCCTTATTATGAGACCAGCGTAGTAGCCCAATTTGGCATTAAGGATGTCTTCGACAATGCCATCCGAGCTGCCCTCATCTCCCGCCGGCATCTCCAGTTCTGGAAGTCTCACCTGCGTAATGTCCAGAGGCCGTTGCTCCAGGCCCCTTTCTtgccccccaagccacccccaccCATCATCATTGTTCCTGACCCTCCTTCCAACAATGAGGAGCGTCCAGCCAACCTGCTGGAGGACCCCTTGTGTGCGGATGTCATCCTGGTGTTGCAAGAGAGAATCAAAATCTACGCGCATAAGATCtacctctccacctcctcctctaagTTCTACGACTTGTTCTTGATGGACCTGAGTGAGGAGAGCCAGCAGGGGATGACAGGAAGCAGCACCGGGGCTGGTGTTGCTGAGCGGACCCTCCATCAGGAGGAGAGGCACCACCATGGCCGGGAATTCCTCCTGAGAGCTGCTAGTTTTGATATCTGTGAGAGTGCTGAGGAAGCTGGCTCCGGACAGCAAAAACCGTGCCTTAGAGCCTCCACCAGCGATGGGATATTGCGGGGCAAGAACTATGGGGAACGAGGGCTAAAACGGGGGCGGATCCTCTCCTCTTGGAGCCGTGCCTTTGTCAGCATCCAGGAGGAGatggcagatgaccccatgacataCAAGCCCCGACTTATGGTGGTGGTGAAGATGGACCCTTCCATCCAACTGGGGCCCTTCAGGGCTGTGCTCAAATATCTGTACACAGGAGAGCTGGACGAGAACGAGAGGGACCTGATGCATATTGCCCACATTGCTGAGCTGCTAGAAGTCTTTGACCTCAGGATGATGGTGGCCAACATCCTGAACAATGAGGCATTCATGAACCAGGAGATCACCAAAGCCTTCCACGTCAGGAGAACCAACCGGGTTAAGGAGTGTCTGGCCAAGGGGACTTTTTCCG ATGTCACCTTTATGCTGGATGATGGTGCTATCAGTGCCCACAAGCCCTTGCTAATCTCCAGTTGTGACTGGATGGCTGCTATGTTTGGGGGTCCGTTTGTGGAGAGCTCAACCCAAGAG GTGGTTTTACCTTACACCAGCAAGAGTTGCATGAGGGCAGTGCTGGAGTACCTGTACACAGGGCAGTTTTGTTCCACATCAGACCTTGATTACATGAAGCTTATCATTCTTGCCAACCGCCTGTGTCTGCCACACCTAGTTGCACTGACAG aaCAGTTCACGGTGTCTGGTCTGATGGAAGCAACTCAGATGTTAGTGGATATTGATGGTGATGTCCTTGTGTTCCTGGAGCTGGCTCAG TTCCATGGTGCCTACCAGCTAGCCGACTGGTGCCTCCATCATATCTGCACCAACTACAACAACATCTGCCGCAAATTTCCTCGAGAGATGAAAGCAATGTCAGCAG AGAACCAGGACTATTTTGAGAAGCATCGGTGGCCCCCAGTTTGGTACCTGAAGGAGGAGGACCACTATCAGAGGGCCAGGAAGGAGCGTGAGAAGGAAGACTACCTCCATCAGAAACGGCAGCCTAAGAGGAGGTGGCTCTTCTGGAATGCCTCCTCTCCTGCCCAGTCACCTTCCTCATCAGCAGCCACagcttcatcttcatcttcctcctcctcctctgctgtggTCTGA
- the RHOBTB2 gene encoding rho-related BTB domain-containing protein 2 isoform X3, translated as MDSDMDYERPNVETIKCVVVGDNAVGKTRLICARACNATLTQYQLLATHVPTVWAIDQYRVCQEVLERSRDVVDDVSVSLRLWDTFGDHHKDRRFAYGRSDVVVLCFSIANPNSLHHVKTMWYPEIKHFCPRAPVILVGCQLDLRYADLEAVNRARRPLARPIKPNEILPPEKGREVAKELGIPYYETSVVAQFGIKDVFDNAIRAALISRRHLQFWKSHLRNVQRPLLQAPFLPPKPPPPIIIVPDPPSNNEERPANLLEDPLCADVILVLQERIKIYAHKIYLSTSSSKFYDLFLMDLSEESQQGMTGSSTGAGVAERTLHQEERHHHGREFLLRAASFDICESAEEAGSGQQKPCLRASTSDGILRGKNYGERGLKRGRILSSWSRAFVSIQEEMADDPMTYKPRLMVVVKMDPSIQLGPFRAVLKYLYTGELDENERDLMHIAHIAELLEVFDLRMMVANILNNEAFMNQEITKAFHVRRTNRVKECLAKGTFSDVTFMLDDGAISAHKPLLISSCDWMAAMFGGPFVESSTQEVVLPYTSKSCMRAVLEYLYTGQFCSTSDLDYMKLIILANRLCLPHLVALTEQFTVSGLMEATQMLVDIDGDVLVFLELAQFHGAYQLADWCLHHICTNYNNICRKFPREMKAMSAENQDYFEKHRWPPVWYLKEEDHYQRARKEREKEDYLHQKRQPKRRWLFWNASSPAQSPSSSAATASSSSSSSSSAVV; from the exons ATGGATTCTGACATGGATTATGAAAGGCCAAACGTAGAAACTATCAAGTGTGTTGTGGTTGGGGACAACGCAGTGGGCAAGACCAGGCTCATTTGTGCCCGTGCTTGTAATGCCACACTGACTCAGTACCAGCTTCTTGCCACCCATGTGCCCACAGTCTGGGCCATTGACCAGTATcgtgtttgccaggag GTATTGGAGCGCTCTCGAGATGTGGTAGATGATGTTAGTGTGTCCTTGAGGCTTTGGGATACCTTTGGAGACCATCACAAGGACAGGCGCTTTGCTTATGGAAG ATCTGACGTTGTAGTcttatgcttctccattgctAATCCCAACTCCTTACACCATGTGAAGACCATGTGGTACCCAGAGATCAAGCACTTCTGCCCCCGAGCTCCTGTCATCCTTGTAGGCTGCCAGCTTGACCTTCGCTATGCTGACCTGGAAGCAGTAAATCGAGCTAGGCGACCTTTAGCCAG accgATCAAACCAAATGAAATTCTCCCCCCAGAGAAGGGGCGAGAGGTGGCCAAAGAGCTGGGGATCCCTTATTATGAGACCAGCGTAGTAGCCCAATTTGGCATTAAGGATGTCTTCGACAATGCCATCCGAGCTGCCCTCATCTCCCGCCGGCATCTCCAGTTCTGGAAGTCTCACCTGCGTAATGTCCAGAGGCCGTTGCTCCAGGCCCCTTTCTtgccccccaagccacccccaccCATCATCATTGTTCCTGACCCTCCTTCCAACAATGAGGAGCGTCCAGCCAACCTGCTGGAGGACCCCTTGTGTGCGGATGTCATCCTGGTGTTGCAAGAGAGAATCAAAATCTACGCGCATAAGATCtacctctccacctcctcctctaagTTCTACGACTTGTTCTTGATGGACCTGAGTGAGGAGAGCCAGCAGGGGATGACAGGAAGCAGCACCGGGGCTGGTGTTGCTGAGCGGACCCTCCATCAGGAGGAGAGGCACCACCATGGCCGGGAATTCCTCCTGAGAGCTGCTAGTTTTGATATCTGTGAGAGTGCTGAGGAAGCTGGCTCCGGACAGCAAAAACCGTGCCTTAGAGCCTCCACCAGCGATGGGATATTGCGGGGCAAGAACTATGGGGAACGAGGGCTAAAACGGGGGCGGATCCTCTCCTCTTGGAGCCGTGCCTTTGTCAGCATCCAGGAGGAGatggcagatgaccccatgacataCAAGCCCCGACTTATGGTGGTGGTGAAGATGGACCCTTCCATCCAACTGGGGCCCTTCAGGGCTGTGCTCAAATATCTGTACACAGGAGAGCTGGACGAGAACGAGAGGGACCTGATGCATATTGCCCACATTGCTGAGCTGCTAGAAGTCTTTGACCTCAGGATGATGGTGGCCAACATCCTGAACAATGAGGCATTCATGAACCAGGAGATCACCAAAGCCTTCCACGTCAGGAGAACCAACCGGGTTAAGGAGTGTCTGGCCAAGGGGACTTTTTCCG ATGTCACCTTTATGCTGGATGATGGTGCTATCAGTGCCCACAAGCCCTTGCTAATCTCCAGTTGTGACTGGATGGCTGCTATGTTTGGGGGTCCGTTTGTGGAGAGCTCAACCCAAGAG GTGGTTTTACCTTACACCAGCAAGAGTTGCATGAGGGCAGTGCTGGAGTACCTGTACACAGGGCAGTTTTGTTCCACATCAGACCTTGATTACATGAAGCTTATCATTCTTGCCAACCGCCTGTGTCTGCCACACCTAGTTGCACTGACAG aaCAGTTCACGGTGTCTGGTCTGATGGAAGCAACTCAGATGTTAGTGGATATTGATGGTGATGTCCTTGTGTTCCTGGAGCTGGCTCAG TTCCATGGTGCCTACCAGCTAGCCGACTGGTGCCTCCATCATATCTGCACCAACTACAACAACATCTGCCGCAAATTTCCTCGAGAGATGAAAGCAATGTCAGCAG AGAACCAGGACTATTTTGAGAAGCATCGGTGGCCCCCAGTTTGGTACCTGAAGGAGGAGGACCACTATCAGAGGGCCAGGAAGGAGCGTGAGAAGGAAGACTACCTCCATCAGAAACGGCAGCCTAAGAGGAGGTGGCTCTTCTGGAATGCCTCCTCTCCTGCCCAGTCACCTTCCTCATCAGCAGCCACagcttcatcttcatcttcctcctcctcctctgctgtggTCTGA